Genomic DNA from Corynebacterium diphtheriae:
TCTCTGCCAAACCATCTCACTATTCCGGATGAAAGCTGGAAAGACCAATACCCCATCAAAGCGAGGAATTTTGGAGATGAACAGTGGGGACTAACGGAACTAGACGAAGCACTAAGAGTAGCTGGATTACTCATTAACCCTATCCTGAACAGAGAATTTAAAGAATCTGACCGAGCATGGAATTGCACAGCACTACTGTGGGAATAGTGCTACAAAACTAAACCCCACTAAAGCTGACTACATGACAAAGCAAACAAGGGAGAGTTAAAAATACTGAAGTAGGCCTGACATGAAAGACAACTTCCATTGCTAGAAACCGTGATGGGAATCGTCTGCGGAATAGTAGCACTCTACGGTGGAATACTACGATCCACAACACTCCCCCTTCCTTTTGTGCTCTTGTGAGGTTACCCTCGTGTAGTGGACACCTTGTTTGTACGGATCGTGTGTCCGTAGGAGAGGATGTTCATTGTGAATCAACCGCGTAAGAAGTTCACGCCGGAGTATCGGCGTGAAGCGGCGAATTTGGTGATCGAATCGGATCGCCCTATCGCGTATGTGGCCAAGGAAATCGGTGTTTCCGCGGGCTTGCTAGGCAAGTGGGTGAAAAACGAGCGGCAACGCCGAGGGTCATCCGACAGGATGAGCGAGGCTGATCTTCGCGCAGAAATTCTTCGCCTGCGCCGCAAACTGGCTGAAGCCAAGATCGACAACGAGTTTTGTCAAAAGCTGCTGCTTTCTTCGCTGCGAAGCAACACAAACGGAAAAGTTCGAGCTGATACGGCAGGAAAAAACGAACTACAACATCAAACGCATGGCACGCCTGTTAAAAATCTCCCGGTCCGGCTACTACAAGTGGCCCCATACCCAGGACCAACAAGCAGCCGGCAACGACGAGCGTGAGGCCTACATGGCAGAGGTTGACCACAAGATCAGGCAGATCTTCAACGATTCCGAGTGCGTCTACAGCTCCCCACGGATTACTGCGGAGCTTGCTTGCCGCTACCGGATCACTTTAAACCGCAAGACCGTGGCCAAAAGAATGCGTTTGATGGGGTTGGAGGGGATCTCGCCGCGAATGTTCGCCCCGGTGAAGGCTGGTTGTATCTGTGCGTCGTACGAGACGGTCATTCACGCCGCGTGCTAGGTTGGGCCATGGACAGCGTCCACAACACTGTTCTCGTGGAGCGTGCGTTGCGGATGGCGTACACGCTGCGCAGCGGCGGTGCTGACGTGTGGTCTTCCACGCTGACCGCGGCGCGCAGTTTACGAGTCGGCCGCACCGAGGTGTGCTTCGACAATGCGATGGCCGAGTCGTTTTGGTCGACGCTGAAAACCGAGTTTTACAACCGTCGACGCTTCGCCACCCGCGATGAGGCAAAAAGGCCGTGGCCTGGTGGATCGAAGTGATCTACAACCGGAAACGTCGGCACTCAGCACTCGGTATGCAAAGCCCTGTCGCCTTCGAAAACCAGATTAACCACCACAACCAAAAATCAACCGCTGCCTAACCTGCAGGTAGCTCCACTACGTGTCCACGATTTGCGGGCAACCCCAGGCTTGGGAGACGTTACTTATAACGAGGCCTCGGTCAGCTAATTTCTGAACCTGGTCTTCAATACTGAGCCAAGGTTTGCAATAACGCGTCATCACTATTCTCCCCAGAATGAAAATCAGCCCGAGCCGCAAAAGCGGCGAGCGGGCTGATCATGATGAAGCTAGGATAGCACGTTTAAGTAGCAAACGACTACCCCTCATATCCAATAGGATAAAGAGAAAGGAAGATTCTAGGGGGTTACCATCAGCGAAGACTGGTTTCGGGGCAGCAGTAGGCTCAAGAGAAACTCAACACAAGCGTGGTCTAACGCAGCTGAAAACACACAAACAGATCACCGGCATGCAGGAGACCGGATACTCTTTGAGCTGCTCAAGTCTCAGAATTTTTCAGGCAGGGACTACGACGATTTCGAAGTAGAGATCATGGACTATGGGTTTGCGACCATCCGTAAGTGGATCAGAGAGGCAGACTTGATTGCCGAGCGCAGGAAGGCAAGCTCCTAGCCGGTTCCAAACCATAGCCAAACTCGCCTTGACTTGCTTACACAAGAGGAAATCAGTGAGCTCGCTGCCGATATTGTTGTTGATGCCACTATGAAGTTCAAGCAAAAGCTCTTATAGACGGGGTTGGGATCCCAACAAGAGAGCAAGTCTCCGCACCTATCTCGTAGGTCGTTGCAAGCTATCTGCAATCAACGAATTAAAGAGGCTAGCAAAACGACGACAAGACGAAGAAATCTTCGATCATCGCGGCGACGAGCAGTTGTTAGAAATCCCCTCACGCGACATGACGCCCGAACAACTTTTAGAGAGTGATGAGGAGCTTCGAGCGATCGCCGGTGTCCTCAATGAACAAGAAGAGGCTACTCTCGCTATGCACCTACGGGGCTATCACATAAGGAGATTGCTCAAACGCTAGGCACTACCCCAGGCGCCGCACGCAAGGTTGTTCACAGGGTGAGACAAAAAATCAAGACTGATCAGGAAAAGAGAGGGTTTGCGTGAGCAATAGCTACAGAAGGGCGATGGAAAATTCTTCATTTGGAGCTTCTCACGCGAAGCGGGCACGCGCAGAAGTTACCCGTAACGAACGGGAAATTCTCTCAAGAAAGATGCGGGAGAAAAGAGCCCGCATCAGTAAAAAGGAACAAAATAAACTCTAACCGCATATAAGTTAAGTGCCGAGGTTAAGGGGCAACTTATCCTCAGCACTACGAGAGGTTAGACCTCTACATCACTAGCAGCGATGTTTAGAGTCTAACGGAGTTTTCAGCGTTTCAAGAAGCAACGCGCTCACTCTCGTCTCTTTAAGAAATGAGGTACGGGCTATGGCTCGTCGTTCTGTAAACAGGTCCGCTAGTACTGGTCGGTTTGTATCAAAGGCTTCGGCGGCTCGGTGGCCAACTAAAACAATCACCGAGCGCGTAGGGGTAGGAACCAGTAACCGACGAAGCGTTACTCGGTCAGCAACGACCGGTCGGTTTGTCACGAGTCGATGGGGCGATCAGAATCCTGATGGCACTATTCGCCAACGTGTTTAGTTCTCACGGTTAAGCAAAAAGCAGCCAGCGCCTTTCAGGTGCTGGCTGCTTTTTGAAACACTCTAGGCCTTGTTCTGCCCTAAGTAGATAGAGGCATTCACGCAGCTTCATCCTCTCAACAAGGAATTCAAGAGAAGCAAACGCCGGCAAATTTCCCTAGGGTGTACGTCTTGACGTTTGTTTGAAAAGAAAGAAAGCAAATCCTATTAAGAGGATTGAGAGGAACGCCCACATTGATGCATAAAGAATTTGGGCATCCCAAAAAGCGGTGTTGGGGTAGAACTCCACTAGATGGTTTCCATTGTCGATCGACTTTGACGATATCATTTCACCTGGAACGGGAAGAACAGAGTCATCTGGACCACCGCCTTTGAATTCGCCTTGCGCGATAGGCAATAGTGGATTTAGCCAAGAAGCTCCAGTGGTGCATAGCACTAGCCCTAGAGCAAAAGTTATGGCTATGGAAGGAATAGCTTTCTTTAGTAGGACTCCAACCAAAGCAGCAATTGATACCATCAGGATTGTTACAAGTGCTGGATAAAAGGCATGTCCTGCTATATATGAATAGGACATCATGTTCTTGGCGCTGCCTAATGAACTGGAATTAATTTGGCTTAGTTCGACGATTCCCCAAACGCAAATTCCAAAAACTAGCGCTGAAGTTAAGGGGCTTACCATTCGACAAACGAACCACTTACTGGGGGAGAGATCTTGGCTTAGCGCCCATACACTCGACTTAGTTTCAAATTCACGAGAGAAAAGCGCCACTGCCCAGACGATTCCTACAAACATGGGGACGATGCCTGCTAGCATCTCGGTCATTCCAAGGTATGGCTTAAACTTCAATTCATATATTGAAAGTAGCGTCAATAGTAAAAGGATGCCTGCACAGGAAGCCCACGCAGCTCGGTCAATTCTGAAGTAATGTAACGCGACCTTGAACACTAGAACTCTTCTCTTTTTAGGTGACTAAGTACGAATTCTTCAAAGTTACCGTTTGCCTGTGTTTCAATTTGTTCCCGTGACACAGTTACGATGAGGTTCCCGTTCTCTATCACCCAGAGATGAGTCAATATCGAAGATAGATCGGAGACGGTATGCGAAGAAACTATAATTCCGACCCCTTGTTTATTGGCAGCGTAGTCTAATAGCTCGCGAACCCAAATCTTTACTACTGGGTCTAGGTCAGCCATTGGCTCATCAAGTATCATAAACTTCTTTTTCCGAGCGAGGGACAAGATTAACGCGACTTGGGTGTGCTGACCTCCCGAGAGCTGAGAAATCTTGGAGCTCAAAGGTATGTTGAGTGATTGGAGTCTTTCTCTTGCCCATTGGTAATCGAAACGTTCATTCATGTCTCGCGCTAAGCGAAGATGTTGTTCAACGGTGATGCTTGAATAGAGCGGTCTACCCTGCGAAACAAAGGCAACTTCCGAAGATAATCCGGAGCTTCCAATACTATCTTGAGTATAGGTCTTGATTTCTCCTCCGACGGGCTTCAGATGCCCTGTCAAGGCAGACATGATAGTTGATTTTCCGGCTCCGTTTCTACCTACCATTGCTACGATCTCTCCTGAGCGCAGTTCGGCCGAGAAGTCACTAACGATGGTAGAGCTGCCACGGACTATTCTAAGGTTTTGGGCGGTAAGAGTGTTCTTCATTTTGCCTCCTTGATAAATCCTTCAGTGCATGAAAAGTATCGTCCTATAGGGGATGCGGACATTTTTTAGGAATGTTCAAAGTAACAGTTCACGCCTGCGTTGATTGATGCTTAACCCATCGAACTCAAGCTTGATTCTATGCTCGTTATAGAAGCCAACATATTCATGAAGTGCTCGCTCTCATTCATCACAATAGGGCCACCTACGCCCATAGAACATCTCATTTTTCATTCTGCCGAACAATCCCTCGCACGCTGAATTGTCGGGCGAACATCCCTTCTTCGACATCGAACGCGTAAAACCGATGTCCTATAAGACTTGAACCCAACTGTTGCCCCGATAATGGCAACCACAATCGGAATGAATTACTCATTGTGCGGTTCAGGCGGTGCATTATTGTCAAACGCCTGCTTCAAACAATCATCGGCAAGCTGCTGATGAGGGTGTCGGCTCGTTGTTGCCCCGACAATCTTTCCATCGAAACAGTCCACTAACGCCGAGAAGTATATTTTCCCGCCCATCAGCAGGAAACCAGGAAATATCCGTCAACCACAGTAAACCCGGCGGGTCGGCATAAAAAATTTCGTTTCACCAGATTCGGTGGGGCATCCGAAATCTCACCACGATAGGACGAATAGCAACACCTTTTCTTCACGTAGCGCACCGTAAGTCCTTCGGCAGAGATGATTCAACACACGACTTTCTCACTGACCTTGATACCCAGTTTCTTCAGCTGGATCCATACGCGACGATATCCACAGCTGAATCCAGAATGCTCGACGATTTCGGTTACCACCTTGGTCAGTTCTGCATATTTTGACAGGCTATTGAGGGCTTTGAGCTGGTAATAGAAGCTGGATGAAGAAAGACCAACAATGTCGAGCAACAACGAAGTTGGAAAACAAGACCGTAACGCATCGACCACAATGGTTTTAAACTTGTTACTCAGGTTGGCTGGGTCGATGGGGATCGTCTTTTTTAATTCTTCTCGTTCTTTTTCTCACACGGCCTTTTTTCGCTGATAGGCGTGCTGCCAGCTTCTTGAGTTCAGCCTCATCATCTGGAAGCGATTTCTCAAAAGCTTTACGAGTAACAATGCCTACAGACTGTTTGCGTCAAGTTGTGCTCATCAAGCCCACTTTCCTTCTTCGCGGAATCGTTGGGCCCAAGCATGAGATGCTCATTTTCGAGTTCAGCGAAAGCTCAGATGCGATGGTGTTAGGAGACATACCGGCGGTGAAAAGCTCAACGGCTTTTAAGCTTTACGCCAAGTGGGTAGCGCTTTAAGGTCGTACGTCGAATGGGGGCAGCTGGGGGTTGATCACGCTGTCTGATCCATCGATGAAGTGTCCAACGGCCTGGGTAGCCCAACTCACGAACGGTCTTGGTAGCAGATTGTGTTCTATCGAATACCTCTCATGCCTTAAGCCGCTGGGCATCCGTGTATCGCACATTAGTCATACGGGAAATCCTCCAAGATTTCGTCCGCATCCTTTTTGCTACTTAACCCGCCGCTGGAGAGGAGGTGGGACACGATGCGCCAACTACAAACCTATACGCCAACCCGGTTCATGGCCGACGGCTCACGCTACGACAAGCGCAAGCCTGACTACGCGGTTGCTTTCATCCAAGCATTGAAGCATACGAAGGGCCACTGGTCGGGTAAGGCATTCAAACTGATCGATTGGCAAGTGCGGATCATCCGTGACTTGTTTGGCACCGTCAAGGCCGACGGTTACCGCCAATTCACTACCGCCTATGTCGAGATTCCCAAGAAGATAGGAAAGTCGGAACTCGCCGCCGCAGTGGCGCTGTTGCTGACGTGCGGTGATGGTGAGGAACGTGCTGAGGTTTATGGCTGTGCGGAAGACCGCCAGCAGGCCTCGATTGTGTTTGGAGTGGCGGCTGACATGATCCGCATGAGCCCGGCGTTATCGAAGCGTGTGAAGATCCTGAGCAGGCAGAAGCGGATTATTTACAAACCCACCAACAGCTTCTATCAAGTGTTGAGTGCTGAGGCGTATTCCAAGCACGGGTTCAACATCTCTGGCGTCGTCTTCGACGAACTCCACACCCAACCGGGCGCTCTTCGACGTCATGACCAAGGGTTCGGGTGATGCTCGCACGCAGCCGTTGTACTTCCTCATCATCACCGCTGGCACTGTCACGCACAGTATTTGTTATGAGCAGCATGAGAAAGCCGAAGACATCCTCGCAGGCAAAAAGCATGATCCCACGTTCTACTCGGTGATTTACGGTGCTGGCCGTGAAGATGACTGGACCGACGAAGCAGTTTGGCATAAGGCTAATCCGAGCTTAGGGATTACCGTCCCGATCAAGAAAGTCCACCAAGCCTTCGCGAGCGCGAAGCAAAACCCTGCCGAAGAAAACGCGTTCAGGCAGTTGCGCTTGAACCAGTGGGTGAATCAGTCGGTGCGGTGGATGCCCATGCACATCTGGACGCTAACAACGCACCCGTCGATCTGTTTG
This window encodes:
- a CDS encoding transposase — its product is MFIVNQPRKKFTPEYRREAANLVIESDRPIAYVAKEIGVSAGLLGKWVKNERQRRGSSDRMSEADLRAEILRLRRKLAEAKIDNEFCQKLLLSSLRSNTNGKVRADTAGKNELQHQTHGTPVKNLPVRLLQVAPYPGPTSSRQRRA
- a CDS encoding ABC transporter permease, with protein sequence MTLLSIYELKFKPYLGMTEMLAGIVPMFVGIVWAVALFSREFETKSSVWALSQDLSPSKWFVCRMVSPLTSALVFGICVWGIVELSQINSSSLGSAKNMMSYSYIAGHAFYPALVTILMVSIAALVGVLLKKAIPSIAITFALGLVLCTTGASWLNPLLPIAQGEFKGGGPDDSVLPVPGEMISSKSIDNGNHLVEFYPNTAFWDAQILYASMWAFLSILLIGFAFFLFKQTSRRTP
- a CDS encoding ATP-binding cassette domain-containing protein — translated: MKNTLTAQNLRIVRGSSTIVSDFSAELRSGEIVAMVGRNGAGKSTIMSALTGHLKPVGGEIKTYTQDSIGSSGLSSEVAFVSQGRPLYSSITVEQHLRLARDMNERFDYQWARERLQSLNIPLSSKISQLSGGQHTQVALILSLARKKKFMILDEPMADLDPVVKIWVRELLDYAANKQGVGIIVSSHTVSDLSSILTHLWVIENGNLIVTVSREQIETQANGNFEEFVLSHLKREEF